From the genome of Scytonema hofmannii PCC 7110, one region includes:
- a CDS encoding alkaline phosphatase D family protein — protein MKSNSPLKLNRRQFLISSAMTSGGIIATDLLSKSQVFAQAPAIIKSDRPTIPYGVASGDISGNKAVIWSRSDKPAKLIVEYSLDESLRNAQRVVGPNALEVSDYTARVYLKNLPSDQKIYYRVLFQDLDDTSKESEPAIGSFRTSPTYKGQRDIFFAWSGDTAGQGWGINPDFGGMKIYETMRKLNPDFFIHSGDTIYADGPIQSEVKLDDGSIWKNITTPEKSKVAETLEEFRGNYIYNLLDNNVRRFNAEVPILAQWDDHETTNNWYPGEILNDNRYTVKDVSLLARRANQAFLEYFPIDINGKDPSRIYRSFNYGPSLEIFMIDKRSYRGPNTPNRQTEQSAETAFLGNAQVRWLKNQLRKSTATWKIIASDMPIGLLVPDGPTDFENLANGDGPALGRELELADLLSFIHRSDIKNVVWLTADVHYAAAHYYDPTQAQFTDFKPFWEFVAGPLNSGTFGPNRLENTFGPQLKFLSIPTDLPANRPPSDGFQFFGTVKINSNTEVMTVALLNLEGKTLYSTDLSPEK, from the coding sequence ATGAAATCCAATTCTCCACTAAAGCTCAACCGTCGCCAGTTTTTGATAAGTTCAGCTATGACAAGTGGTGGAATCATAGCCACGGATCTTCTATCAAAATCACAAGTTTTTGCCCAAGCACCTGCCATCATCAAATCAGACCGTCCTACTATCCCTTATGGTGTAGCAAGTGGTGATATCAGTGGCAATAAAGCTGTCATCTGGAGTCGCAGCGACAAACCGGCAAAGCTGATTGTGGAATACAGTCTAGATGAATCTCTCCGAAATGCACAACGTGTTGTTGGACCCAATGCTTTAGAAGTCAGCGATTATACGGCACGGGTTTATCTTAAGAACTTACCATCAGATCAAAAGATATACTATCGGGTACTTTTCCAAGATTTAGATGATACCAGCAAAGAAAGCGAACCTGCGATCGGATCTTTCCGAACTTCTCCTACTTATAAAGGTCAACGAGATATCTTTTTTGCATGGTCGGGGGATACTGCCGGTCAAGGATGGGGTATTAATCCAGACTTTGGTGGTATGAAGATTTACGAAACCATGCGGAAGCTCAATCCAGACTTTTTCATTCATTCCGGTGACACTATTTATGCCGATGGTCCAATCCAATCAGAAGTCAAATTGGATGATGGTAGCATCTGGAAAAACATTACAACTCCGGAAAAGTCAAAAGTTGCTGAAACTCTAGAGGAGTTTCGAGGTAACTACATTTACAACTTATTGGATAATAACGTCCGACGTTTTAACGCTGAGGTTCCTATATTAGCCCAGTGGGATGACCACGAGACAACCAACAACTGGTATCCGGGTGAAATTCTTAATGACAATCGCTACACCGTCAAAGATGTTTCTTTGTTAGCAAGACGAGCAAATCAAGCTTTCTTGGAATATTTCCCCATTGACATCAATGGTAAAGACCCAAGCAGAATTTACCGCTCGTTCAATTATGGTCCTTCACTGGAAATTTTCATGATCGATAAGCGCAGCTACCGGGGACCCAATACACCAAATCGTCAAACAGAACAAAGCGCAGAAACAGCATTTTTAGGCAACGCCCAGGTGCGCTGGTTAAAAAACCAATTGCGGAAATCGACAGCAACCTGGAAAATTATTGCTAGTGATATGCCAATTGGGTTATTGGTTCCAGATGGTCCTACCGACTTTGAAAATTTAGCGAACGGAGATGGTCCTGCTTTGGGGCGGGAACTCGAACTTGCCGATTTACTGAGCTTTATCCATCGCAGTGACATTAAGAACGTCGTGTGGTTAACAGCTGATGTACATTACGCAGCAGCCCACTACTACGACCCCACTCAAGCACAGTTTACCGACTTTAAACCTTTTTGGGAGTTTGTTGCAGGTCCTCTTAACTCTGGTACTTTTGGACCAAATCGACTTGAGAATACCTTTGGTCCGCAGTTAAAATTCCTGAGTATTCCTACAGATTTACCAGCAAATCGACCCCCAAGTGATGGTTTCCAGTTCTTCGGAACTGTGAAAATTAACAGTAATACAGAAGTGATGACAGTGGCATTGCTGAATCTAGAGGGCAAAACTCTTTACAGCACGGATTTGTCGCCGGAAAAGTAA
- a CDS encoding PAS domain-containing protein, whose product MSTCVLRVLNQAGWNYKLSYQGVSIHAPTKQDAIYLAQNYGDALSETAAKIKGKVKIGWKRCKHPIEFFGWMVDQTPPPPAETAESLLPTGSVFCSQLHLPMELLYRIIAAAENERPVSIVRHDNQKQIIVNQAMSNLLQTPPEIATQRVMTRFWLPDDLAELEQRLRSESRFTWTYSGGLNEQTWAILTTEFEAFEVEGIWYRQGTCLTSPQIVPIPVGAFAPA is encoded by the coding sequence ATGAGCACGTGTGTTCTTAGAGTTCTCAATCAAGCAGGGTGGAACTATAAATTGTCCTACCAAGGGGTTTCTATCCATGCCCCTACAAAACAAGATGCCATATATCTTGCTCAAAACTATGGGGATGCTTTGTCGGAAACGGCAGCAAAAATTAAGGGGAAAGTAAAAATAGGGTGGAAACGTTGCAAACACCCAATTGAGTTTTTTGGATGGATGGTCGATCAAACACCACCTCCACCAGCTGAGACTGCTGAGAGTCTCTTACCAACAGGTTCAGTTTTTTGCAGTCAGTTGCACTTGCCAATGGAATTGTTGTATCGAATAATTGCAGCAGCTGAAAACGAGCGTCCGGTCAGTATTGTCAGACACGATAATCAGAAGCAAATTATTGTCAATCAAGCAATGTCTAATTTGCTACAAACTCCGCCGGAAATTGCCACTCAAAGAGTCATGACTCGATTTTGGCTACCTGATGACTTGGCAGAACTAGAGCAACGATTGCGGAGTGAAAGCCGATTTACTTGGACTTATTCTGGTGGACTCAATGAACAAACTTGGGCAATCCTTACAACCGAGTTTGAGGCTTTTGAAGTAGAGGGGATTTGGTACAGACAAGGAACCTGCTTGACCAGCCCTCAGATTGTACCCATTCCTGTCGGGGCTTTTGCTCCAGCTTGA
- a CDS encoding glycine betaine ABC transporter substrate-binding protein, whose protein sequence is MKKFLVFFLLTFALVLGVASCNSRNIGGSGGDIVVASKGFTEQDILSELLAQQIEANTNLKVDRRRFTSSFVTHQAITAGKIDAYVEYTGTAFTGILKQKTISDPKIVFQRLKQAYAQQFNLEVMGSLGFENTFAMTIRGEDAKRFNIQTLSDAARYTPQWRGGFSYEFMEREDGFPGLAKTYGLRFAKSPRIMDLGLIYRSLLQKQVDMVNGNSTDGQIARLGLVVLKDDKQYFPPYEATPIVRSETLQKYPELEKAIAELVGKISADEMRQMNDLVEGELRDMKEVVQEFRKSIQLTRADRF, encoded by the coding sequence GTGAAAAAATTTTTAGTCTTTTTTCTTTTAACTTTTGCTTTGGTTTTGGGAGTTGCTAGTTGTAACTCTAGGAATATAGGGGGGAGTGGAGGTGATATTGTTGTTGCTTCTAAAGGCTTTACGGAACAGGATATTTTAAGTGAACTTTTGGCACAACAAATTGAAGCAAACACTAATTTAAAGGTTGATCGCCGTCGCTTCACAAGTTCTTTTGTGACTCATCAAGCTATTACTGCTGGTAAAATTGATGCTTATGTTGAATATACAGGTACGGCTTTTACTGGTATTTTAAAACAAAAAACAATTAGCGATCCAAAAATTGTTTTTCAACGATTGAAACAAGCTTATGCCCAACAGTTTAATTTAGAAGTTATGGGTTCTTTGGGCTTTGAAAATACTTTTGCCATGACTATACGCGGTGAAGATGCCAAACGTTTCAATATTCAAACTCTGTCTGATGCTGCTCGGTATACACCTCAATGGCGTGGGGGTTTTAGTTATGAATTTATGGAACGGGAAGATGGTTTTCCTGGGTTGGCGAAAACCTATGGTTTGCGCTTTGCCAAATCTCCTCGCATCATGGATTTAGGATTGATATATCGATCGCTATTGCAAAAGCAAGTAGATATGGTGAATGGCAATTCAACAGATGGACAAATTGCTCGCTTGGGTTTAGTGGTGCTGAAAGATGACAAGCAGTATTTTCCACCTTATGAAGCAACTCCCATAGTTCGTTCGGAAACATTACAAAAGTATCCAGAATTGGAGAAAGCGATCGCCGAACTTGTTGGTAAAATCTCAGCCGATGAAATGCGGCAAATGAATGACCTTGTTGAGGGTGAGTTACGGGATATGAAAGAAGTCGTGCAAGAATTCCGCAAGTCAATACAGTTAACCCGTGCAGATAGGTTTTGA
- a CDS encoding ABC transporter permease, producing the protein MLLVAISISIATIIGIPLGILTSRQQNLRQPILGIANILQTVPSLALFGLLIPVPVVGGIGQNPAIVALSLYSLLPIIRNTYTGIVGIDPAITEAGRGMGMTDKELLLQVEIPLAVSVILAGVRVATVIAIGIATIATAIGASGLGELIFRGIAVVNNQLILAGAIPAAIIALLADFALGWLEKKLTVTSDQ; encoded by the coding sequence TTGCTTCTAGTGGCAATTTCTATTAGTATTGCTACTATCATAGGTATTCCATTAGGCATATTAACTAGCCGCCAACAAAATCTTCGTCAACCAATTCTCGGCATCGCAAATATTCTGCAAACTGTTCCTAGTTTAGCGCTGTTTGGCTTGCTTATTCCCGTGCCTGTGGTTGGTGGAATAGGACAGAATCCTGCTATTGTCGCTTTAAGTTTATATTCTTTATTACCTATTATCCGCAACACATACACTGGCATTGTTGGTATCGATCCTGCCATCACAGAAGCAGGTCGTGGCATGGGAATGACAGATAAAGAATTATTATTACAGGTAGAGATTCCCTTGGCAGTCAGTGTGATTTTAGCAGGAGTCCGTGTTGCAACAGTCATTGCCATTGGAATCGCAACTATTGCCACTGCAATTGGTGCAAGTGGATTGGGAGAGCTAATTTTTCGAGGAATTGCAGTTGTCAACAATCAGTTAATTTTAGCAGGTGCGATTCCTGCGGCAATTATTGCTTTACTCGCTGACTTTGCTCTTGGTTGGTTAGAGAAAAAATTAACAGTGACCAGTGACCAGTGA
- a CDS encoding ATP-binding cassette domain-containing protein: protein MPQDTETAVEFRNVTFSLNKRPLVSHLNFTIYQGEALLLLGRSGSGKTTIIKLINHLLIPTEGEVLFNGISTTQWDEIKLRRKIGYVIQETGLFPHFTVERNIGLVPTLEGWKPKQIKTRVYELLHLVGLEPEKFAQRFPHQLSGGQRQRVGVARALAADPPMLLMDEPFGALDPITRLELQEEFKRLQTELGKTVLFVTHDIHEAFVLASRIGLMCGGELVVLGTPEQFLQSQHPEALAFLQSLKFAL from the coding sequence ATGCCGCAGGATACAGAAACCGCAGTTGAATTTCGCAATGTGACCTTCAGCCTAAACAAGCGCCCTTTGGTATCACATCTCAATTTTACTATTTACCAAGGAGAAGCGCTGCTCTTACTAGGGCGTAGTGGGAGTGGCAAAACAACAATAATAAAATTAATCAACCATCTTTTGATACCAACAGAAGGTGAAGTTTTATTTAATGGGATTTCTACAACTCAATGGGATGAAATAAAACTACGCAGAAAAATTGGTTACGTTATTCAAGAAACAGGTTTATTTCCCCATTTTACTGTGGAACGCAATATTGGTTTGGTTCCTACTTTAGAAGGTTGGAAGCCAAAACAAATAAAAACAAGAGTCTATGAATTACTGCATTTAGTTGGTTTAGAACCTGAGAAATTTGCTCAAAGATTTCCACACCAACTTTCAGGAGGGCAAAGACAACGAGTAGGAGTAGCAAGGGCGTTAGCAGCAGATCCACCTATGTTGTTGATGGATGAACCTTTTGGGGCGTTAGATCCCATTACGCGCTTAGAACTACAAGAAGAATTTAAGCGTTTGCAGACAGAATTGGGCAAGACTGTGTTGTTCGTGACTCACGATATCCACGAAGCATTTGTTTTGGCATCTAGAATTGGTTTGATGTGTGGGGGAGAATTGGTAGTATTGGGTACACCAGAACAATTTTTGCAATCCCAGCATCCTGAAGCTCTGGCATTTTTGCAGTCTTTAAAATTTGCTTTATGA
- a CDS encoding lipopolysaccharide biosynthesis protein: MNPITRLIKIINSNQFIRNLGWLGMAQIAYRVLRLGLVVIIARFLTPYDYGLGAIVLAVREFAITFSDIGIGAKIIQADDSELKELSNSAYWLNWVVFSGLFLLQCLAAFPISWIQNTYDVILPICVSGLTYLIWPVSNIQKVMLQRENRFKSIAIADSIQYSISTILSALLAVMGMGIWAFALPAVLVAPLEIIIYRQQHSWRPSTGFTTKYWQEIWNFGKNILAVGLLKTLRNNLDYWIILGFLGVKELGIYFFGFNAGLGISLSLISAIESVILPHLCASRAEWDKFRNSYFNSLKAISFVIIPFVIFQASLAPIYVPIIFGQKWTPAIPIVVLICLSAIPRPFADAASQLLVAISKPHLNFRWNVLFTTIFTAALLFGIQWKVIGVATAVLAIHWLFLPLFTLWTTRYVFKM; this comes from the coding sequence GTGAATCCCATCACACGACTCATTAAAATCATTAACTCAAACCAGTTCATTCGCAATCTAGGCTGGTTAGGAATGGCACAGATAGCCTACAGAGTCTTGCGTTTGGGACTCGTAGTCATTATTGCCCGGTTTCTCACACCCTACGACTACGGTTTGGGAGCAATTGTGTTAGCAGTGCGGGAATTTGCCATTACCTTTTCTGACATAGGTATTGGTGCCAAAATCATCCAGGCGGATGACAGCGAACTCAAGGAGTTAAGTAATTCTGCTTATTGGTTAAATTGGGTGGTGTTCAGTGGTTTATTTCTTCTTCAGTGTCTTGCGGCTTTTCCCATTTCTTGGATTCAAAACACCTATGACGTGATTTTACCCATTTGTGTGTCAGGGCTGACTTATTTAATTTGGCCTGTATCCAATATCCAAAAAGTCATGCTGCAACGAGAAAACCGCTTTAAAAGCATAGCGATCGCTGATAGTATTCAATACTCAATTTCCACTATACTCTCAGCATTACTTGCCGTGATGGGTATGGGGATTTGGGCATTTGCTTTACCAGCCGTTTTAGTCGCCCCATTAGAAATCATAATCTACCGACAACAGCATTCCTGGCGTCCCAGCACAGGATTTACGACCAAGTATTGGCAAGAAATTTGGAATTTTGGTAAAAATATTCTAGCAGTTGGCTTACTCAAAACTTTAAGAAATAACTTGGATTATTGGATAATTTTGGGATTTCTAGGCGTTAAAGAATTAGGAATTTATTTTTTTGGTTTTAACGCCGGGTTGGGAATTAGTTTAAGTCTTATCAGTGCAATAGAATCCGTAATCCTACCACATTTATGTGCGTCTAGGGCAGAATGGGACAAATTTAGAAACAGTTATTTCAACAGTTTAAAAGCCATTAGCTTTGTCATCATTCCCTTTGTTATTTTTCAAGCTAGTTTAGCTCCCATATACGTACCAATTATTTTTGGTCAAAAATGGACACCTGCTATTCCCATTGTCGTGCTCATTTGTCTATCCGCTATTCCTCGGCCATTTGCAGATGCAGCTTCCCAATTACTAGTTGCTATTAGTAAACCACATCTCAACTTTCGTTGGAATGTATTATTCACTACTATATTTACTGCTGCACTTTTATTCGGAATTCAATGGAAAGTCATTGGAGTCGCTACAGCTGTTCTAGCTATTCATTGGCTGTTTCTGCCCTTGTTTACCTTGTGGACAACACGCTACGTATTTAAAATGTAG
- a CDS encoding GumC family protein, producing the protein MPIQERSLQQLTYPSSSLREPEELWRLVNDEENAGLSPILAVLRRRLGLIAGVTVIVTTVAAVWAATLTPKYEGRVQLLVEPLQTADSELLVLLSETLKQDVNEITRHNNTALDYQALMEVLKSPKLLNPVVNELQSRYPDISYDQLVGSDVSGHKLLKGREGTLYINRLVQGKEESRVVEVRYQDTNPEKIQVILERVVKAYQNYSKEQQQTNLRQGVRFVEQQIPKSRQRVTTLQGQLQSFQQQYGVFNPELQGEQLLKRLDELQAQQRETERQLAEAKSLSTSLKKQLGMLEEEAIAASALSESPQYQEIGTRVREIEAKIAAESTRLTDSNPVMLNLKEERKKLLRLLEQEAKVALGNNSSINRFTSKVRTYQNTVRRDLTTQLVDATNQVKLLAVSFDANNKATLELNQKIKKYPAIARNHSNLQRELQVATDTLNQLLAKQEALRVDVAQQEIPWELIMPPTLPRDKKGRLIAVSLQPSRTVLLGGVVGVLLGIFAAFVLENVKNVFYDPEEVKRKTKLPLLGVIPFQRNAKLLTAGEEAVNTQKPIPRLLPKAVKYQDQASSLSQAFYSLYSRVHTLRFNAQIQSLIVTYATLEDSKSTVAINLAKIAAQAGLRVLLVDADLRYPHVHTILGLVNRQGLSEVLSKGLDLEDVIGQAPQEENLFVVTAGEKPKNPAKLFSSVQLDTFIERSQTKFDLVIYDAPPVMGLLDTSLLASRTNGVLFVVGLGKTTRTNLQQALDELKAARIPVLGMIANNKV; encoded by the coding sequence ATGCCAATTCAGGAACGTAGCTTGCAGCAACTGACCTATCCCAGTTCTTCATTAAGGGAACCAGAAGAATTATGGCGTCTAGTAAATGATGAAGAGAATGCAGGGTTGAGTCCAATTTTGGCAGTTTTGCGTCGGAGATTGGGTTTGATTGCTGGCGTAACGGTTATTGTCACAACTGTAGCGGCTGTATGGGCTGCAACCCTCACCCCTAAATACGAAGGAAGAGTTCAACTTCTTGTTGAACCTTTACAAACTGCAGACAGCGAACTGCTGGTTTTACTCTCTGAAACTCTAAAACAAGACGTTAACGAAATTACCCGACACAACAACACCGCCTTAGATTATCAAGCATTGATGGAGGTGTTGAAAAGTCCAAAACTTCTCAATCCAGTTGTCAACGAACTTCAAAGTCGATATCCAGATATAAGTTATGACCAACTCGTCGGTAGTGATGTGTCCGGTCACAAATTACTAAAAGGGCGAGAAGGGACACTCTATATTAATCGTCTTGTCCAGGGCAAAGAAGAATCCAGAGTCGTAGAGGTACGCTATCAAGATACAAACCCGGAAAAAATTCAGGTTATATTAGAGCGGGTAGTCAAAGCTTATCAAAACTATAGTAAAGAGCAGCAGCAAACCAATTTACGTCAGGGAGTGCGGTTTGTAGAACAACAAATTCCCAAATCGCGACAGCGAGTCACGACACTTCAAGGACAACTACAATCCTTTCAGCAGCAATACGGTGTTTTTAATCCTGAACTTCAAGGCGAACAACTCCTTAAACGATTAGATGAACTTCAAGCACAACAGAGAGAAACTGAAAGACAACTCGCTGAGGCTAAGTCACTTTCCACATCCTTAAAAAAGCAATTGGGAATGTTAGAAGAAGAAGCGATCGCAGCATCAGCTTTAAGTGAATCACCTCAGTATCAGGAAATAGGGACTAGGGTGAGAGAGATTGAAGCTAAAATCGCCGCAGAATCAACCCGTCTAACTGATTCCAATCCTGTGATGTTGAATTTAAAGGAAGAAAGAAAAAAACTACTTCGTTTATTAGAACAAGAAGCAAAAGTTGCTCTTGGTAACAATTCATCAATAAACAGATTCACTTCTAAAGTTAGAACATATCAAAACACAGTTCGTCGCGATTTAACAACACAACTAGTTGATGCTACCAATCAAGTGAAGTTACTCGCAGTTAGTTTCGATGCAAATAACAAAGCCACACTTGAACTCAACCAGAAAATTAAAAAATATCCAGCTATTGCACGTAACCATAGTAATTTACAACGAGAGTTACAAGTTGCGACAGACACCCTCAACCAGCTTTTAGCTAAGCAAGAAGCACTCAGGGTAGATGTCGCCCAACAGGAAATTCCTTGGGAATTGATCATGCCCCCTACATTACCGCGTGACAAAAAAGGTCGTTTAATAGCAGTGTCACTTCAACCTTCCCGCACCGTACTTTTGGGTGGAGTTGTAGGTGTTCTGTTGGGCATATTTGCTGCTTTTGTTTTAGAAAATGTGAAAAATGTTTTCTACGATCCTGAAGAGGTGAAACGGAAAACAAAACTTCCCTTGTTAGGCGTTATTCCTTTCCAGAGAAATGCCAAACTATTGACAGCAGGTGAAGAAGCAGTTAATACACAAAAGCCCATCCCTCGACTTTTACCGAAAGCGGTAAAATATCAAGATCAAGCTTCTTCCTTATCTCAAGCTTTCTATTCTCTCTACAGTCGAGTCCATACTTTAAGATTTAATGCTCAAATTCAATCCTTAATAGTAACTTATGCAACATTGGAAGATAGTAAATCTACTGTAGCTATTAATCTGGCCAAAATAGCTGCTCAAGCTGGTTTACGAGTACTTCTAGTGGATGCAGATTTGCGCTATCCTCACGTACACACCATACTAGGTTTAGTGAATAGACAAGGACTCAGTGAAGTTCTCTCCAAAGGTCTGGATTTAGAGGATGTCATCGGACAAGCACCACAAGAAGAAAACCTCTTTGTAGTGACTGCTGGAGAAAAGCCAAAAAACCCGGCAAAATTGTTCTCGTCTGTACAATTGGATACTTTTATCGAGCGATCGCAAACCAAGTTTGATTTAGTCATCTACGACGCACCCCCCGTCATGGGATTGCTTGACACCAGTCTCTTGGCTAGTCGCACCAATGGAGTTCTGTTTGTCGTCGGACTTGGCAAAACAACCCGCACCAACCTTCAGCAAGCATTGGATGAACTGAAAGCCGCCCGCATTCCAGTATTAGGTATGATTGCCAATAATAAAGTGTAA
- a CDS encoding O-antigen ligase family protein: MPRLPNLIEKVFVVIALFLSTTALVPLLIEDEQSSIAEDPYTPLLFMGVYAVTLVLILARRRSFLRIAQKHIWIWLVIGTAIASVVWTIAPEVTLRRSLLLLGTTLFGVSLGLRYTIREQLQLLAWMLGTVIVLSFLFAIALPNYGVMSYQESGIHAGAWRGVMTHKNILGRMMVLGTMVFLCVALTNPISNRRYQWLPWAGYILSILLIILSTSKTSLIVFLTITAIIPLYRTWRHHYTQLIPISIVVLFVLGSTAILLFDNLDFVALALGKDLTLTGRTEIWNAMLDLIWERPLLGYGYNAVWRDWNNEVTAYLWRTLEWECPYGHNGFMDLWIELGLGGLSFFLISYVITYLRALKWLRITKTVEGLWPLTYLTFLVIYNVSESTLVATNSIFWILYVSTIFSVTVEFERAKLYRRVSPVIEEWSGIQALKVKNQESKQVRGC, translated from the coding sequence ATGCCAAGATTACCAAACCTGATTGAAAAGGTGTTTGTTGTAATTGCTCTTTTTCTTTCCACAACTGCTTTAGTTCCGCTTCTCATAGAAGATGAACAAAGCAGCATTGCAGAAGACCCCTACACTCCCCTCTTGTTTATGGGAGTTTATGCGGTGACGCTAGTGTTGATTCTGGCTAGGCGGAGAAGTTTTCTACGTATTGCCCAGAAACACATTTGGATCTGGTTAGTGATTGGTACTGCAATAGCATCAGTGGTGTGGACGATCGCACCAGAAGTCACATTACGACGCAGCCTACTTCTTTTAGGGACAACTCTGTTTGGGGTTTCCCTGGGCTTACGCTACACCATTAGAGAACAACTACAGTTATTAGCCTGGATGCTAGGTACTGTCATTGTCCTCAGCTTCCTATTTGCGATCGCACTTCCGAACTACGGTGTGATGAGCTATCAAGAGTCTGGAATCCATGCAGGGGCGTGGCGGGGTGTTATGACCCATAAAAATATCTTGGGTCGGATGATGGTTCTTGGTACGATGGTATTTCTATGTGTTGCGTTAACAAATCCTATAAGTAACCGCAGATACCAATGGCTTCCTTGGGCTGGTTATATTCTGTCAATTCTCCTGATTATTCTTTCCACTTCCAAAACATCATTGATTGTTTTTCTCACCATCACAGCTATTATTCCTCTATACAGAACTTGGCGACATCACTACACTCAACTCATTCCAATATCAATAGTTGTGTTATTCGTCCTTGGAAGTACAGCTATACTGCTGTTCGATAATCTGGATTTTGTCGCCCTTGCTTTAGGAAAAGACTTAACACTGACAGGACGCACGGAAATTTGGAATGCAATGCTAGACCTAATTTGGGAACGTCCTTTACTTGGCTATGGGTATAATGCTGTTTGGCGAGATTGGAATAATGAAGTCACCGCCTATCTTTGGCGTACCTTGGAATGGGAATGTCCTTACGGTCACAACGGCTTCATGGACTTGTGGATTGAACTAGGTTTAGGGGGATTATCATTCTTTTTAATAAGCTACGTTATAACCTATTTACGCGCACTCAAGTGGTTGCGGATAACTAAAACTGTTGAGGGTTTGTGGCCATTAACGTATTTGACGTTTCTAGTTATTTACAACGTCAGTGAAAGTACTCTTGTCGCAACCAACAGCATCTTTTGGATACTCTACGTCTCAACTATCTTTTCAGTAACTGTGGAATTTGAACGCGCAAAACTCTACCGTCGTGTCAGTCCTGTAATCGAAGAATGGTCAGGAATCCAAGCGCTAAAAGTCAAAAATCAAGAATCAAAACAGGTGAGAGGATGCTAG
- a CDS encoding glycosyltransferase family 2 protein, translating into MLVSICVATYQRLEGLQRLLDGLNQLTFRKIARPDIEVVVVDNDANGCANAVYTTQVSHFQWSLKYCVESIQGISYARNQAIASLNPNTNFVAFIDDDEVPNPSWLDELLSVQQIYDADVVTGPVLPHFIQSDVPDWVVKGKFFEPQRFPTGHLMKVAFTNNVLIRFEVLQKLGTIFDERFARSGGEDVHFFMRVYRAGYKIVWADEALVYEWIPESRMQVKWILERGFLGWSRHSFCERELYPSFFVLATRIVKGIGLMTQGICLIFPSLFLGQHRLIKALLNIYRGVGTLAGLCGVRYEVYKAVPCSL; encoded by the coding sequence ATGCTAGTTTCTATATGTGTAGCAACTTATCAACGTCTAGAAGGACTACAACGTCTGCTTGATGGACTCAATCAGCTAACTTTTCGTAAGATAGCTAGACCAGATATCGAGGTGGTTGTTGTTGATAATGATGCGAATGGTTGTGCAAATGCAGTTTACACAACTCAAGTGAGTCATTTTCAGTGGTCTCTGAAGTACTGTGTTGAATCAATCCAAGGTATTTCTTATGCACGCAATCAGGCGATCGCGTCCCTCAACCCAAACACAAACTTTGTCGCGTTCATTGATGACGATGAAGTCCCTAACCCATCCTGGTTAGATGAACTGCTATCCGTACAGCAAATATATGATGCGGATGTCGTCACAGGACCCGTTTTACCCCATTTTATTCAGTCAGATGTCCCTGATTGGGTTGTGAAAGGGAAGTTTTTTGAACCTCAGCGTTTCCCTACAGGACATTTGATGAAGGTTGCATTTACAAACAACGTCTTAATCCGCTTTGAAGTTTTACAAAAACTAGGCACCATTTTTGATGAGCGTTTTGCTCGCAGTGGTGGCGAAGATGTCCACTTTTTTATGCGAGTTTATCGTGCGGGATACAAGATTGTATGGGCGGATGAAGCCCTAGTGTATGAATGGATACCTGAAAGCCGTATGCAGGTGAAATGGATTCTAGAGCGAGGTTTTCTTGGTTGGAGTAGACACAGTTTTTGCGAACGAGAACTTTATCCCTCCTTCTTCGTACTTGCTACACGTATCGTCAAAGGAATCGGATTGATGACTCAAGGGATATGCTTGATTTTCCCATCCCTGTTTTTAGGACAGCATAGGTTGATTAAAGCCCTACTCAATATTTATAGGGGTGTGGGAACACTAGCGGGTCTCTGTGGAGTTCGTTATGAAGTGTACAAAGCCGTTCCCTGTTCCCTATAA